In Callospermophilus lateralis isolate mCalLat2 chromosome 4, mCalLat2.hap1, whole genome shotgun sequence, one genomic interval encodes:
- the Ttll1 gene encoding polyglutamylase complex subunit TTLL1 — MAGKVKWVTDIEKSVLINNFEKRGWVQVTENEDWNFYWMSVQTIRNVFSVETGYRLSDDQIVNHFPNHYELTRKDLMVKNIKRYRKELEKDGSPLAEKDENGKYLYLDFVPVTYMLPADYNLFVEEFRKSPSSTWIMKPCGKAQGKGIFLINKLSQIKKWSRDSKTSTFVSQSTKEAYVISLYISNPLLIGGRKFDLRLYVLVSTYRPLRCYMYKLGFCRFCTVKYTPSTSELDNMFVHLTNVAIQKHGEDYNHIHGGKWTVSNLRLYLESTRGKEVTSKLFDEIHWIIVQSLKAVAPVMNNDKHCFECYGYDIIIDDKLKPWLIEVNASPSLTSSTANDRILKYNLINDTLNIAVPNGEIPDCKWNKSPPKEVLGNYEILYDEELAQGDGADRELRSRPGQPLGPRAGRTRDSGRSVLSTWK; from the exons ATGGCAGGAAAAGTGAAATGGGTCACTGATATTGAGAAGTCGGTGCTGATCAATAACTTTGAGAAGAGAGGGTGGGTCCAAGTGACCGAGAATGAGGACTGGAACTTTTACTG GATGAGCGTGCAGACCATCCGGAATGTGTTCAGCGTGGAGACCGGGTACCGGCTCTCAGACGACCAGATCGTCAACCACTTCCCCAACCACTACGAGCTCACCCGCAAGGATCTGATGGTGAAGAACATCAAGAGATACCGGAAGGAGCTGGAGAAGGACGGGAGCCCCCTGGCCGAGAAGGACGAGAACGGGAAATACCTCTACCTGG ACTTCGTGCCAGTCACCTACATGCTGCCCGCGGACTACAACCTGTTCGTGGAGGAGTTCCGGAAGAGCCCGTCCAGCACCTGGATCATGAAGCCTTGCGGCAAAGCCCAGGGCAAGGGCATCTTCCTCATCAACAAGCTCTCGCAGATCAAGAAGTGGTCCCGGGACAGCAAGACGTCCAC GTTCGTGTCTCAGTCCACCAAGGAGGCCTACGTGATCTCGCTGTACATCAGCAACCCCTTGCTCATCGGCGGGAGGAAGTTTGACCTACGCCTGTATGTTCTGGTGTCCACCTACCGCCCGCTGCGCTGTTACAT GTATAAGCTGGGGTTTTGCCGGTTTTGCACCGTGAAGTACACCCCGAGCACCAGCGAGCTGGACAACATGTTCGTCCACCTCACCAACGTGGCCATCCAGAAGCACGGG GAGGACTACAACCACATCCATGGGGGCAAGTGGACCGTGAGCAACCTGCGGCTGTACCTGGAGAGCACCCGCGGCAAGGAGGTGACCAGCAAGCTGTTTGACGAGATCCACTGGATCATCGTGCAGTCCCTGAAGGCCGTGGCG CCTGTGATGAACAATGACAAGCACTGCTTCGAGTGCTACGGCTACGACATCATCATCGACGACAAGCTGAAGCCCTGGCTGATCGAG GTAAACGCGTCCCCATCCCTCACCTCCAGCACTGCCAACGATCGGATCCTTAAGTACAACCTCATCAACGACACCCTCAACATCGCCGTCCCCAACGGCGAAATCCCAGACTGCAAATGGAACAAGTCCCCTCCAAAGGAAGTTCTTGGGAATTACGAAATTCT GTACGACGAGGAGCTGGCCCAGGGCGACGGGGCCGACCGGGAGCTCAGAAGTCGACCGGGGCAGCCCCTGGGGCCCAGGGCAGGCCGCACAAGAGACTCAGGGCGATCCGTCCTCTCAACCTGGAAGTGA